CACGGCCGGCCAAGACGGCCTGGATGGGGTGACGCTGTTTCTGGTCCTGCGCGCCTTTGCCGCAGGCTGTTCGGCGGTGACTGGAATGGAAGTGATCTCAAACGGCGTGCAAGCGTTCCGCGAGCCGGAATCCAAGAACGCCGCGACGACGATGATCTGGATGTCCACCATCCTCGCCGCACTCTTCATGGGTATCAGCTGGATGGCCTACCACTACGGCATTCTCGCCAAGGCAGATGAAACGGTCGTCTCACAATTGGCCCGTCTCACATTTGGCTCCGGCGCCATCTACTATGCAGTCCAGATCAGCACCATGCTGCTCCTCGTCCTGGCGGCCAACAGCGCTTTTGCGGGGTTTCCACACCTGTCGTCGATTCTCGCCAGGGATGGGTATATGCCGCACCAGATGGCCAGCTTCGGCGATCGACTCGTGTTTTCCAACGGCATTTTCATCCTCGGGTTTTTCGCCTGCCTGCTGTTGGTCATCTTCCATGGCGATACCCATGCGCTGATCCCGCTCTATGCCATCGGCGTCTTTGTCTCATTCACCCTGTCGCAAGCCGGCATGGTCAAACGCTGGCTGGTCAAGCGGGGCCTGCATTGGCGCAAAAAGCTCGTGGTCAACGGGATCGGCGCGATCACGACCGGCGTGGCAACCGTCATCATTGCCACCACGAAGTTTATGCAAGGCGCATGGATCGTGTTCTTGCTCGTCGCGATCCTCATCATGATGTTCCGGGGGATTCGATCGCACTACAAAGCCGTCGCCGAACAAGTGTCGCTCACCCGAGACACACGCCCGCCGCGACCCCGCCGCAATCTCGTGATTATGCCGATCGGAGGAGTCAATCGCTCGGTGGTCCGCGCCGTGGACTACGCGCGCAGCCGGGGCGGCGAGATTCGCGCTATCCTGGTCGATGTCGACAAAGAAGAAACCGCGCTCGTTGAAATTAAGTGGGCCCAGTGGGGCTGCGGCGTGCCGCTCGTCGTTCTGCCGTCCCCCTACCGTTCCATTCTCGGGTCGATCCTTGACTACATTGAGGACCTCCAGCAGAAAGATCCCGACTGCTGGATCACCGTCGTGATCCCGGAGATTTTGCCGGCTCGCTGGTGGCAGAATATTCTCCACAATCAACGGGCGCTCCTCTTGAAAGGCGCACTGCTCTTCAAAGATCGCGTCGTGTTGACCGATGTGCCTTACCACCTGACGAGGTAGCCGTGAACCATCCCATGTGGCGACCGGGCTTGCTTCTCGTGGCGGTCGTCTCTTCCATCGCGCTCTCGACGCCTCAGGCGTTTGCCTTCAAGCTCCAGTCACCGTCCGACGGTGCCACGCTGAAATCCGGCCAAGCCGTCACCGTCGCCGTCGATCTTGGCGCGGATAGCGGCATCGTGAAGGTGCGCTACTATTGGTACGGAGAACTGGCCGAGACACTTGTGCAACAAGACGACTCTGACGCGTCGATCATGCCGCAACAGGACACACTCAGCGACGATCGCTTTTCCCAAAAAGACAGTATCTCCGGCGCCCCGGTGGTCGCAGTCGCCGCCCTCTCCTCCGGTTCGGACCAAACACCGCCGTTCGGCGGCACCCTGAAGATCCCGAAAGAAGCGATCGGACCGATGCGCCTCTTAGCCGTGGCCGAAATTTCACGCGGACGCCTAGGCACTCGCACCGTGTTCGACGAAGTCATTGTGAAGATCGAGCCGGACACGGCCCTGCAGACAATCGACTTCGAGACCGACAAGCCGCTGCAACTGGGCCGCACGGGTCAGTCATCGGCGTTCGGCCATGTCGATTCGATGGGCAAAGTGTTCGAACTCCCCGTCGTCGGTGAGTTCGCCGACGGAGCCGTACGGCCCCTCGCTTCGCCCGCCAGCGGTACGAGCTACCAAAGCTCCAACCCCGCCGTCATCAAAGTCCTAAGCGGTGGGATGCTGCAAATCGTCGGCAACGGCAAGACCATCCTGACCGTATCCAATCGCGGCAAGCAGGCGTCGCTCGATGTGAATGTAACCGTCAACGATGAGCCCAACCAACCCCCGGTCGCCGATGCAGGCAAGAATAAAACGGTGAAGGCTGGCACGAAGGTGAAGCTGAGTGGGTTGAACAGCCGCGATGCGGAAGGCGAAGCGCTCTACTACTCATGGAGCCAAGTCCGCGGCAGTAAAGTGCCTCTCCTCGATGTGAACGGCCCCGAAGCCTCCTTCCAGGCCCCACATGTCTCCGAGCCGCGAACCTATCGATTCAAGCTACGCGTGACAGATAAGAAGGGGGCGGACTCACCGCCGGTGTTTGTGGATGTGACGGTGGAGCCATGAGGATTGTAATGAATACCAGGGAGTGAGTACTATTTCGATTCTGCCTCGCTTCACCTTTACCGAACGACATTTTCGAACACCCTGAAGAAGATTTCCACCTTCACGAATAACGATTGTGAAATTAATACTCCCGCGATTCGTTGCAATTGACTCCTCAATACTCGCCGCTTGGGCCAAAGACGCTTTGTCCGAAAATCCCAAACTTTGCAACTCAGCACGCGAAGTTCAAAAGCGCCTGTTCGATGCTACCTGGACACCGATCATATGCTTACACCACTTCGTAGAACTTGCACGCCATGCTGATATAGAAATAGGTCGGAGACGAATAGATTTCCTCAGATCATTCTCTCAAATAGCCTGGATCGGCAGATCCTACAATCCGAAAATGCTAGGAGCAGTCGTCGATGTTTTTGAGGCAGAGGTTGCTGCCATAGCCGCGTTCCCGACCATAGACTTTCAAAAAATGAGAGAAGCAGTTAGGGCACGACTCATTCAATACGGGCCACCCACAGATATCGCCATGTTTGATGATTGGGAGTTCATGCACTCAACACTCGAAGCAATGGCGACTCGTGAGCAGGAAGTTTCTTCAATTCTACATTCTGAGGGTAGAGTAAACGATGCCACTGAGATCGGGAAGCTTCGGAACATCCAAATCAACGATCCCGAGGCCTTTAAGCAGCCACTGATTGACGAAATCGCCAAGACCACAGAGGACTTATCTCAGCGCGGAGACGCTAGGCTCATTGATGCTCACAGAACAGCTGAAGACTTTGTCAGCATGGTGGCTAAAAACTTGGCCGAAGCAATACAACGAAGCAGCAATGCTTTTGATGCTTTCGTGGAGCAGCATGATGTCCCTAAGAGCGATATTACCGATAGTACAACCTTAGGTGAGTTTAAGCGGTTAGCACGACTTCGAAAACTAGCAAGAGTTGCTACTAATCAAATGGAGATAGATCTCGAACTAGTTTGGGCAAATATTCGAGATGCAAAAATACCTTCAGAAATACTTCAAAGGGCAATTCGAGATGCCCGAAGGTCGGCTCCTCGAGCTAGCGGAAGCGACCTCGGGGATGATTATCTCGCTTGTCTCGCCCCCTATGTAGATGCAATCATCGTAGACAAACGTACTCACGAGTTTCTAACACAGGCAGCTCGACGCGATCCCTATATTCACAAGGCTGTGGGCTTCTTTGCTAAAGCCACATCCTACAACCAACTTCCCGAAATACTCGCAACTTACCAAGAGCTATAACGCTGAGTTAGCAATATCATCCGCAACGGTCCAAAGACTTGGCGGCCTGATAAAGCTCCTTGATAGGCAGCGAAGGACGGGGCCTAAAATTGAGCACAGAATGGTTTCTCAGCGGGAACGAGAATGGTGCTTTGAGCCATCCTCTCTTAACCACCAGACCAACCCGTACGTTCGGGGAACTTGGTGGAGTTCCTTCGCATGATGGCAGGTTCGCCTCAAGAGTTTGCCCTCAGGAATCCTTTCTCCTATACTGACTACATTACGAAATGCAGCATCCTAAGCGAAGGAGCCACCATGGCAACGCTGACAATCTCTCTCTCAGATGAAGAAATGAAGCGACTCGAAGCTTTGGGCAAGCGGGAAGGCCTAACGGTCGAGCAGATGGTGCGCCTGGGCATCAACGACTTCATCGGCCAGCCTGACGACGCATTCCGTGCCGCTGCCAAGCGGGTGATGGAGAAGAACTCCGAGCTCTATCGTCGACTCGCGTGACTCGCTATCTTACTGTTGCTGAAGTGCTTGAGCTTCACCAATCTGTCATAGAACGGTGGGGTGGCTCTGGGGGGATTCGAGACCTCAACGTCCTTGAGTCTGCCCTGGCTCAGCCACGCCAAAGTTTCGGAGGGAATGACCTCTATCCTGACCTCCCATCCAAAGCCGCAGCCCTCTGCTTCTCGCTCGTCCTCAATCACCCTTTTATCGATGGAAATAAACGAGTAGGGCATGCGGCCATGGAAGTCTTCCTGTCGCTGAATGAATACGAACTCCATGCGTCAGTTGACGAACAAGAATGTCTCATCCTCGACCTCGCAGCAGGACAGCTCTCACGTGACATTTTCTCAGACTGGGTATTGAAGCACGCCACCCCCATCAGGCAATAGCGCGACTACTCATCACGCCTCGCTCAGCCGCACCGGTCCGAAGGCTTGGCGGGCCTGCTGAAGCTCCTTGAGATGGCGCCGGAGGGCGGGGCCGAAGGTGGAGCGGAGGACGGCTTCGCGGTGGCGGACGATACGCGCTTCGGCGCTCCCGATCTGTTCTTCCAGCTGCCTCACTAAACGTGCACCGGAGCCGGTCAACCACTTCAGATGACCGCCGGCATATTCCAAATCTTGAATCGAGTAGCGGACGGATTCAATCTCTTCAAGACAACGAAAACGCGCCCGCATGAGATCACGTTGCGTTAATCCAGCTGCTTTCCACTGCTTCATTCCCCGCTTCGTCTCGGCCCATGACGAGAGCCGCTCGAACAGCAGCGCTCCCATCGTGAAGGTAAAGGTCGCATGCAGAATCCCGCGCAATGGACGCAGGCTCCGACGCCAGGGCGAGTAAAAGATCTGCTGATTGTGATCGCCGTGATACATGACATGCTTGCGCAGCAACAAATTCAAATGATGGTGACTGTTCTCGTGAATCAGATCGTCGATAAGATCGAGATTGTCCCGGTCGAAACAATTGATGAAGGAGAGGCCAGGACGATGGCGGTAACTGAAACTGACGACGCCCTTGGCGTTAAGCGGAATAAGTCGAGAGGTCAGTAGGGCCAAGACCTCATGCCCTTCGGGCCATGCCGCATGAATCGTTTCCCAGGCCCGCCGGATACGGGCTGCCTGCTTCGGATCTGTCGGAACCACCTTCTTCGGCTGACGGTCTTTGCCATACGCGAGAGTGGATCCAACGGTCACGGCGCCATACGAAGTACACCAGACGTCGGCGGTCGGACGCACCGCCCAATGCCATTGAGCCTGCCCGTTGACAACCGTCCAAATCGGCGCGAGCGTTCGTCCGGTTTTCAACGCAATCCCTGCCTCATCGACACGAAAGGCCGTACGGCCCTTTGCGCGTGTCAGTACACGCTTCAAAGCAAGCGGCGCTTCGCATTGATCCCCCGCGACTCCGAGCGGCACAGCACCGGCCTCTTCCGCTTTTTCAAAATTCTGTGCCAGACTACCCGGCACGTTCCACGGCGCCATCTTGCGGGTACGACACCAGGCCGCCGCAGCGGCAGGATCGAGCCACAGGGCCTCTTGCGCAATGTCCTGAGCCACACGCTTACAAAGACGCGCGAGCCGACCATCCAAGCCAGTGACTTGCGGCTTACCTTTGGGGAACAGCTCGTCGAGATAACTGTTCTCAAAAAACTTTTCCTGACACTCGGCAAACAATTGCTCGGCAAACTCCCGACGATCAGACTCCGTCCGCCACTGCTGCCAAATGTCGAGAAAGTACACGAAGTCGTTCAACGACTCGATCCATCCGACGACTTTCCAATTGGATAGATCCTCAGCTTTCACGCTGCGACTGAGGAACTGCACAAAGTCGGTCGGAAACGCGAGCTGTGAGGTCAGCTCAGCGTACTCATTCTGCAACTCCCGGCAAAGCTCCTGGAGCAGCTTTCGCATGGACAATCGAAGCTCAAGATTCAGTGCGATCAACGATGGAGAATCGAATAGAAGCACCTGCGCCTCCCTTACCAGCTATTGTAAAATGAGAGAGACTGTAACGTAGGAAGGACAGGCCTGCAAGGAGGAACCGAGGCAAGACACGTCAGGAACGGCAGGGAGAAAATTCCACGAGCGCGTTCGGACAGCGATTAATACAACCAGACTGCAGTGAAAACCCTACGCCACCCGATCAGGCCGTGGCTTTCAGTTGTCCTGCAAACTCCGGCAGCAGGACGCCCGGCTTCAGGAGCTTCATCGCTCCGGATTTCTGAATCATGCGATGACGCAGAATCACGGGGTCCACAATATTGCCGCACGACACACAGCGCATGCCGCGCATCCACATGGGCACGCAGCTTTCCTCTAAATCGACCAGATTGTCGACGACCATGAGACCTTCGCATCTTGTGCACTTCATAGCACCTCCTCATCACAGATGACGCCTGCGGTTTCGCAGTTCCCGCGCAGCCGCTATACAGAGCCTAGCAGCTCGCTGAAACTCTGCTTGCCAGCGAATAAAGC
Above is a window of Nitrospira lenta DNA encoding:
- a CDS encoding APC family permease — its product is MLLKRWLVGDPLKTAQAAHERLSKTLALAIFSSNAISSVAYATEEILLVLILAGSAAVSWSIPVSIAILILTLILTISYRQIIYEYPAGGGAYIVARSNLGELPALIAAGALMIDYILTVAVSVAAGIAALTSAVPVLFPHREALGLTAILFIIVMNLRGVRESGKFFAVPTYFAIGALGLMVILGTIQSLIGPGAVPVAPPITAGQDGLDGVTLFLVLRAFAAGCSAVTGMEVISNGVQAFREPESKNAATTMIWMSTILAALFMGISWMAYHYGILAKADETVVSQLARLTFGSGAIYYAVQISTMLLLVLAANSAFAGFPHLSSILARDGYMPHQMASFGDRLVFSNGIFILGFFACLLLVIFHGDTHALIPLYAIGVFVSFTLSQAGMVKRWLVKRGLHWRKKLVVNGIGAITTGVATVIIATTKFMQGAWIVFLLVAILIMMFRGIRSHYKAVAEQVSLTRDTRPPRPRRNLVIMPIGGVNRSVVRAVDYARSRGGEIRAILVDVDKEETALVEIKWAQWGCGVPLVVLPSPYRSILGSILDYIEDLQQKDPDCWITVVIPEILPARWWQNILHNQRALLLKGALLFKDRVVLTDVPYHLTR
- a CDS encoding PKD domain-containing protein, with product MNHPMWRPGLLLVAVVSSIALSTPQAFAFKLQSPSDGATLKSGQAVTVAVDLGADSGIVKVRYYWYGELAETLVQQDDSDASIMPQQDTLSDDRFSQKDSISGAPVVAVAALSSGSDQTPPFGGTLKIPKEAIGPMRLLAVAEISRGRLGTRTVFDEVIVKIEPDTALQTIDFETDKPLQLGRTGQSSAFGHVDSMGKVFELPVVGEFADGAVRPLASPASGTSYQSSNPAVIKVLSGGMLQIVGNGKTILTVSNRGKQASLDVNVTVNDEPNQPPVADAGKNKTVKAGTKVKLSGLNSRDAEGEALYYSWSQVRGSKVPLLDVNGPEASFQAPHVSEPRTYRFKLRVTDKKGADSPPVFVDVTVEP
- a CDS encoding ribbon-helix-helix protein, CopG family, yielding MATLTISLSDEEMKRLEALGKREGLTVEQMVRLGINDFIGQPDDAFRAAAKRVMEKNSELYRRLA
- a CDS encoding type II toxin-antitoxin system death-on-curing family toxin; this translates as MTRYLTVAEVLELHQSVIERWGGSGGIRDLNVLESALAQPRQSFGGNDLYPDLPSKAAALCFSLVLNHPFIDGNKRVGHAAMEVFLSLNEYELHASVDEQECLILDLAAGQLSRDIFSDWVLKHATPIRQ
- a CDS encoding aKG-HExxH-type peptide beta-hydroxylase is translated as MLLFDSPSLIALNLELRLSMRKLLQELCRELQNEYAELTSQLAFPTDFVQFLSRSVKAEDLSNWKVVGWIESLNDFVYFLDIWQQWRTESDRREFAEQLFAECQEKFFENSYLDELFPKGKPQVTGLDGRLARLCKRVAQDIAQEALWLDPAAAAAWCRTRKMAPWNVPGSLAQNFEKAEEAGAVPLGVAGDQCEAPLALKRVLTRAKGRTAFRVDEAGIALKTGRTLAPIWTVVNGQAQWHWAVRPTADVWCTSYGAVTVGSTLAYGKDRQPKKVVPTDPKQAARIRRAWETIHAAWPEGHEVLALLTSRLIPLNAKGVVSFSYRHRPGLSFINCFDRDNLDLIDDLIHENSHHHLNLLLRKHVMYHGDHNQQIFYSPWRRSLRPLRGILHATFTFTMGALLFERLSSWAETKRGMKQWKAAGLTQRDLMRARFRCLEEIESVRYSIQDLEYAGGHLKWLTGSGARLVRQLEEQIGSAEARIVRHREAVLRSTFGPALRRHLKELQQARQAFGPVRLSEA